The genomic interval AACACCTCTAAGTTAACACCTACAATAAAATTAATGACCGATCGcacttttaataatattatttgttAGCATAGTACAATTTGATCTTATATAAAGATTATCACATTAATTTTGTCTAAGCAGCTACCGATCTTGCTCGTCGCTTCCAAACCCGGCCGTCGACAGCATGCAGAATTAAGTGGACTAATTAATTACTCGCCAACCTCACGCAGTTGACGTAGTTACCAGGAAGGTGCGAGGAAACTCCAGGCAAAAGTATCCCGCAGAGCCTCACAAACCGCAACAGCCACCCTTCCTCGTACTCTGCCCCCTTCAACCGCCCCATCAAGAAGCTCCGAACGAGTTCCCACACCGCGTTCATGTACCTGGGCAGCAACTCCCACAGGGAGAAGTAGTTCTTGTTCGGTTCCTCCTCCATCAATTTCCCTCTGTAGAGGCTGTCGAAGTAGAAGCACGCCCCAAAGTGCTTGAACAACAGAGCAGAGTCATCGAAGGGCACTCTGGGGACAATGTCATTGGAGTAGACGTACCGGAAGTACCTCCCCTCCAAATGCCTCCCGGCGAACTCCCCGAACACCTCGTCGCCTACCCGCGGCTGCCCGAACGTGTACACTCCCTCCAGCCTCCGCAGCAGCTCTTCCTCGCCGTGGTGCGCCAGGACCGCGGGGAAGAGCACGGCGAGCGCGCCGCCCAGGCTGTGCCCGGTCACCAAGAACTTGGCCTTCGCGTTGCGCCGCAGGAGTCGGCGCAGCTCGTCCCGGATGGCGTAGTAGGCGTATGGCTTAGTCTCTCCTCCCTCGGCCTCTTTGGGCAGGGCGCGGGGGCTCCTCTGTAGCCCCAAGCCCTTGAGGAAGCCTTCGTGGACCTTGCCGGCGTCGGGGAGCTCGTGCCACGACACGTCGAAGTCGGTGTACCAGTCCATGGCCTCGAAGGGATTGGTGCCGCGGAACGCCACCACGATGAGCTCGGGATCGTCGGCTCTGTCCGCCAACATGAACGCTTGCGTGCTGAATTGCCGTTGATAGTctgcaaatttatttatttattaatttattattttaaataacaaCTTTTTAGTGTCTTTCTTTTAttcaacaatataaattaaaataggGAATTACCATTCCAGCAATCGTAGAATCCCAGAAATTCCATCTGTAAACAACACCAACAAGAAGAacaacaaatttaattaaaacatttaaaattttaactctatatatatatttatttaatgctGAAAATGGCCTTACATTCCAGTCGTCAGTAACTACGCTTTTAATGGATGACTCGTTCTCATAAGCCAGTTTGGAAGCCATGCTGGACAGTGCCGCATGGTATTTAGCGTCACCCGGCTCGATACTCGAGTCCAGTTTATCTCTGGGGTCAAGAAACCATACAGCTGATCGATACTTTGATGAATTTCTCTCAGGAAGGATCCTTTTACCTGgagattaaattaaaaatatatatattcattttaattatattaattatacttttttttttgaaaaaaacacAGAATATAGATACTACGGACCTTTGATGAAATTAATCAAGAGTGGGGCAAAGCCAGGGTATTGAGCCACAAAGTTCAGCAGCAGCTCAATACGATCTCCGAGCCAAGCAAGTGGCTTTCTGAACGTGAGAAGCATTATTTGCAGGAGGAGGGTGAAAACCAGGACCAATCTTCTTCGCCACCACCGCTCGACGATCTCTACCCCCGCCGAGCGATCGAAGAATCGATTCTCCGAGAGATTAGGCGAGTAGAGGATGCGGAACAGATCGAGAACTCCCCCTTGATCGGGCCTTAAGGACATGTACTTGGGATGATCAGAATTAGAATCCATGATTGATGAAAGGATAGTGATTATCTTAGGAGAGGAGGAGAAATTAAGGATAAGACAAGAAGAGAAATTATTAAACAGATATTTATATAGTATATCCTAGACAATAAAGGAAAGAATTTCAATATATAAACCTCTCTTCCTAATTTGTAAAGAGAAAAAAAGttctaaaaaaaaatcacaattcTAAAAATATTCTCTAAATCAGGAGATTTGTAGATGGATTTGTGGAATGAACTCCTCCTATCTTTTCGGAGGCTGAATTTATAACCATGGGGCTCTGACCATCGCCCTCTGAGAAATTTCAAAGAAAACTACAAGAGGCTGGATCAGCCTTTGAATCTGTCCTCTTTGTTTTGACAGACTAAATTTCATTGCACCGTTAGAATTCGTCTAGGGACGATGTGGTCATACTGTTCAATAGGGAAAATTAGATGAGACAAGGACATTTGTTTGAAATGGTAGTACGTGAAGCCATCAAACCTTAATTTACTATGAATTATTGACAGGAAAATGGCTTTTGAAAAATGCGATCAGGATATAAACATGTGCTGGGAATCGATGTATATTTATGTCTTCATATTCATATAATAGAGATGATAATGATGTGTTGAGTTACTCATCTGACAAAGAGAAAATTAAGGTACCGCGTGCAATTGGTTTGACGAATGTCCAAGAGATGAATTGCAGTCAGAGACCTTGCGCGTGAAGATACTTTCAATTGAGTTCTACAGAAATTAATATGTATatagaattttaaatttctagtgtttcatataatataaaattataatta from Zingiber officinale cultivar Zhangliang chromosome 6B, Zo_v1.1, whole genome shotgun sequence carries:
- the LOC121989860 gene encoding triacylglycerol lipase OBL1-like, translating into MDSNSDHPKYMSLRPDQGGVLDLFRILYSPNLSENRFFDRSAGVEIVERWWRRRLVLVFTLLLQIMLLTFRKPLAWLGDRIELLLNFVAQYPGFAPLLINFIKGKRILPERNSSKYRSAVWFLDPRDKLDSSIEPGDAKYHAALSSMASKLAYENESSIKSVVTDDWNMEFLGFYDCWNDYQRQFSTQAFMLADRADDPELIVVAFRGTNPFEAMDWYTDFDVSWHELPDAGKVHEGFLKGLGLQRSPRALPKEAEGGETKPYAYYAIRDELRRLLRRNAKAKFLVTGHSLGGALAVLFPAVLAHHGEEELLRRLEGVYTFGQPRVGDEVFGEFAGRHLEGRYFRYVYSNDIVPRVPFDDSALLFKHFGACFYFDSLYRGKLMEEEPNKNYFSLWELLPRYMNAVWELVRSFLMGRLKGAEYEEGWLLRFVRLCGILLPGVSSHLPGNYVNCVRLASN